A region of the Portunus trituberculatus isolate SZX2019 chromosome 21, ASM1759143v1, whole genome shotgun sequence genome:
tgaATGGGAAAGATGGGATGAGTTTAtaggagagataaaaataaggaagaaaagaagaatgttaatacctgtctatctgtctgtctatctattttcttttgtctgtctgtctgtgtgtctgtaatgctaatatctgtctgtctgtctgtctcttctctttcgtccgtctgtctgtgtgtctacaATGCtaatatctgtctatctatttatctattctcttttgtccgtctgtctgtgtgtctgtaatgGGGATAAGATGCTGTAAagggtgtggtgagagagaaagaatgaagggggaagggggggaggatgaagggggaagagaggctGATACTAggtcaaggaagagaagggagaggaagggagggggaggagggaggcagagtaTCTTTTCCAGGTAATAGTGTGGGGGAATAGGCGGTGAtttggggaaggggaaggggaagggtaagggaaggagagagaaaagggagagagaggaggggtgtgACGTAAGGGGGtgggtaggaagagagagatggtgagagagaaccAGATTATACCGTTAAGCTGcccgcctcctctctctctctctctctctctgtgtgtgtgtgtgtgtgtgtgtgtgtgtgtgtgtgtcagtctctctctctctctctctctctctctctctctctctctctctctctctctctctctatctatctatctatctatctatctatctctttctctgtctgtctgtctgtctctctgtctctctctctctctctctctctctctctctctctctctctctctctctctctctctggatagaATTCGAGCAGGTAAGTGTACCatgttacttctctttctcctcctcctcctcctccttcttcttcttcttcttcttcttcttcttctcctcctcctcctcctcctcctcctcctcctcctcctcctcctcctcctttccttttcctcctcctcctcttcttcctcctcctcctcctcctcctcctcctcctcctcctcttcctcttcctcttcctcttcctcctcctcctcctcttccactctttctcgtGAGCAAAAACTGAGAGATTTCCGTCCGAcctttaaaatgaaaaaaaggaaagaaaacaactgtgtgtgtgtgtgtgtgtgtgtgtgtgtgtgtgtgtgtgtgtgtgtgtgtgtgtgtgtgtgtatgtgctgaCAGATGAACACGCAGTCTGAAGTGTGTCGGTCAGAAATATTACTTGGAATGTGAgtgacagagtgtgtgtgtgtgtgtgtgtgtgtgtgtgtgtgtgtgtgtgtgtgtgtgtgtgtgtgccggccACCAGCTGACACTCACATACtgtacacataaacacacacacactgataggtcctttgtcattctttttttctttttcttctctcaagataAATTATAGTCGGAATAATTAGctcgtcagtgtgtgtgtgtgtgtgtgtgtgtgtgtgtgtgtgtgtgtgtgtgtgtgtgtgtgtgtgtgtctgctattcccttcccctttccctcctcctcccccgcgcgtgcgcacacacacacacacacacacacacacacacacaccacttataAATAACAtttataaaacaacaaaaacaactacaactactattagtactactactactactactactactactactactaataataataataataataataataataatgataataataataataataataataataacaataataatgataataataataataacaataataataatattaaaaattataataactgatgataataataataataataataataataataataataataataataataacaacaataataacaataataacaataataataataaaaccagcACCCGCAGACCACACCAGACCAGCGCAATGAAGAGTATCAGCAGcacagtggcagtagtggtggtggcggtggtggtggtggtggcgcggggtgtggagggaggcagagagaagcGATACATCTTTGTCAACCCCGACGCTCCCATCACTCTAGGTAAGGAAGGTATTAACTCATCTCCTTATCCcttatctatttgtttctccttccccttgcttcctctttccattttcttccgtttctttattatctcttccctattccttcctcctcttatccttcctctattcgttcctctttatttcttttcttctttcttcccattatctttcttttccttcttttctttctcttctctttttctgttccctttcctatttctcttttcatctccttttatttgctaagctctcacttcctcttactccttccactatttctttttcctttccttctctcccttcttcagtatccaaacttctctctctctctctctctctctctctctctctctctctcattcttccatttcattcagtccccctctttctctcctcctcccttcctccttcccctcctcctcttcttcctgtacaCAAACCACAAAGCTGTCATAtgctgcgcacacacacacacacacacacacacacacacacacacacacacacacacacacacacacacacacacacacacacacacacacacacggcccccTTTCCGTTGAGctagagggaaaaaagtaactaGCGGCCACTTTCGCACGATAGTTtgaatagagaaggagaaaaaagaaaggaaggaagaaaaaaaaagaagagggaggagagaatgatggaggaaaggcaATAAGAAACGGGAGGTGGAGAGATTTGAAGAAATGAGTAAAGAaggtgcaaagagagagagagagagagagagagagagagagagagagagagagagagagagagagagattaaggaaatACATGATAAATGAAGACTAAACGatagagtgaatgaaggaagactgataaagagagagaaaaaacaacaatgatgatgatgatgatgataataataataataataataataataataataataataataatgataataatttgtcaATATGCTAAAGTAACATCCCTTGTTGTAACTATCtatgtctatctctatctatttatcatgtactaaaattaaaattcctTTGATAATaactacctatccatctatatgtctaattactactactactactactactactactactactactactattacaacaacaacaacaacaacaacaactactactactactactactactacaactactgctactgctactgctacaactactactgctactactacttctactactactactactactactactactactactactgctactactactactactactactactattactattactactactactactgtttattttcctcttcctcctcctcctcctacaaccactacttctactaccagcaccaccactacaaccaccacatcCGCGTTACAGGTTTCATCCTTAACATGCCCATCTCCCTCGCCTTGCCCACTCTGGCGCCTAAGTTTGGAAGGGCGCTGGACGAGGTGGGCGGCGGGCCGGGCGAGTGGGAGACAGACGGCCTTCAGAAGCTAGCGCGCCACAGACATCTTCGCCCGGAGCAGCTTTCATGGGACCCCGCTTACGATCTGCCCTTGTCACACCTCACTGCCTACTTCTCTCATCTTGAggtaaggtagtggtggtggtggtggtggtaagaaaagaagaagaagaaggagaaggagaaggagaaggagaaggagaaggagaaagagaaaggggaggaggaggaggaggaggaggaggaggaggaggaggaggaggaagaagaagaagaagaagaagaagaagaagaagaagaagaagaagaagaagaagaagaagaagaagaagaagaagaagaagaagaagaagaagaagaagaagaagaagaagaagaagaagaagaagaagaagaggaagaggaataggaggag
Encoded here:
- the LOC123507230 gene encoding uncharacterized protein LOC123507230, which codes for MKSISSTVAVVVVAVVVVVARGVEGGREKRYIFVNPDAPITLGFILNMPISLALPTLAPKFGRALDEVGGGPGEWETDGLQKLARHRHLRPEQLSWDPAYDLPLSHLTAYFSHLELPTLPCQERLLCELAAEPETFEPINQIFMKELRQLYGPVNTSQDSLMWRYMMAVKEGFRAHIEECAVKYEFCPLPADRILNMPVLKVWQYIASKLNLQLV